The nucleotide sequence GTTGAGATATCAAACTCAAACACAGCACCGCCCGGAATCGTACTTTGGCTGTTATTTCTGATCGTCAGCGTAGGCGTAATTGGGTAATTACTATCACCGACCTTATATCCTGATAAACTTGCGCTCAATGTTAAGGTGTTTGCCAAAGCAGGAGAATTACTCACACTGTTACCATAAGGCGCAGCTGCAGCAAATTTATCGTAGGCAATTGTCGTCATCGTCTCACCGATAAAGTACTCACCTTGGCCACTGTTTCGTTCTGGATACCAGTCAAAATCACCCGCAAGTTCCCAGAACATCACCCCACCAATGCCCTGATCGACAACATACTGGACTTTAGTGTTCATCGCTTGTTCATCTTCAGTCGACAAATACACTTGCTTAGTTGGGTTCCATAACCATGATGACTGAGCCACATTATCGTAGTGACGCTCATAGGTGCCGGTAAGCTTATCAGCCGGATCATTAACAGGATCTAAACCGTAACTAGCCAAATAACTTCCGTTAATTCCTTGCTCTAAGTTTTTCGCATGCCACATAGGGTTAGAGCCTGCAAACATCTCATTGCCCTCTTTATCTAGATCATGCCAAAGGTTATCTATTCCCTGTGCGCCATAGCCACAGTTATTATCTCCTTCACCCGTCCCAACAGGGCAACTTGCTTGATCTGGCAATGCTGCTTTGCCCCACAGACCATTGGTTCCACCGGTTACGCCCTGCCAACCGCGAGTATAGTAAGGCAGGCCTATATTGATACGGCCCGCTGGCATAGCACCACGGAAATAATGGTAAGCCCAATCAGTATTGAGATATCCTATTCCGCCGTATTGCGCGGTTGAATATACATCCCAAAATGCAAGTTCTGCATCTTCACCCGTATCATAAAGCGCAGCATTGTGACCAACGAAGTCATTCCATGCCCCATGCAGGTCATAGCTCATGATGTTGACGTAGTCGAGGAAGCGCGACATCTGATAGGCTTCCATACCACGAAGCAGATAACCTGAAGCAGGTGCTGCAACCGTTAGCATGTAATGCTTACCGTCTTGCTTACTGGCAGTATCGAGTTTTTCACGCAATGTTTTCATCAACAGATCATATTGAGCAAACAAGGTCGCTCTTAAGGGATCTGCCACAGCAAAGTCATCAGGGTTACCTGACTTTGCCATAGAAGTTGCATACTCATAGTCGATATCTGCACCATCGAAACCATAAGTGCGAAGAAAAGCCACCACAGAGTCGGCGAAGGTATTAATCCCAGTTTGTGTCTTGGTCATTTCATAGAAACCACCACTGGCGACACGAACACCGTTATCATCAAAATAACCGCCCGTTTCTGCCCAGCCACCAATTGAGATTAAGGTTTTAACTTGTGGATGTTGCTTCTTAAACTTATTAAGCAGGTTAAAATGTCCCTGATAGTTATATTCAGAATCCATTTCAGCACCAATGACACCGTCCCATGTCATACCCGTAGCCGGGTTTTCTACATTATTCGGATCACCGACAGACACCTTATTGTCACCATCTACATGGGCAAAGGCATAGTTAATATGGGTGATTTTGTCCCAAGGAATATCATTGACTAAATAGCTAGGTTGTCCATTTGTGCCATTGCGCCAAGAAGTAAAATAACCGATGACGCGACGTGCATGATCTGCGCCCATCTTCTCACGTCCAGTTTCATCATAAATATCACAATAAACCGAATCACCTTCTAATCCATCAGGTCGACACACTTCATGGCTAGTCGGTCTGTCACCGACATAACCTACAATTGCACTTGAAAGCACGCTTGCCCCTAAGTTGTCTGTCACCTCAACAGTGATTGAAAGGGAGCCTGCTTCCAGAGCCGTATACAGCATCGAATACGGTGCTAAAGTATCGGTTTCAACCAGTAAACCATTAACATAGAAACTGACACTGGTCACATCACCATCACTGTCTTGTGCCGTAGCACTCACGGTTAACTCACCATTTACTGGCAGGGTAAAATTAGCAATTGGTGCAGTGAGCTGCACACTTGGTAATTGATTCGCCGCAATGACACTCACATTGACAATCTCCGAGACAGCGCTGTCATTTTGAATGTCATATGCACGTGACTGGAGTGTATGATTGCCTACTGCTAATGCAGTCCAACTAAACTCATAGGGAGAGCTTAGATCTGTCTGAGCCACAACCCCGTCAACAAGCAATTCAACCTTAGAGATACTATCTCCAAGGTCAGGATCTG is from Shewanella sp. MTB7 and encodes:
- a CDS encoding glycosyl hydrolase family 18 protein, with the protein product MWEGLGQCDGGSNQLPTVNIISPQTGSAINLNDAVVLNAEAADIDGTVESLIWTANALVVTSPWIADQLGSVVIKATATDNKGASTEKSVTLVVTNSQNQIPVALIISPENDSVVIEDDVLTVTTSASDPDLGDSISKVELLVDGVVAQTDLSSPYEFSWTALAVGNHTLQSRAYDIQNDSAVSEIVNVSVIAANQLPSVQLTAPIANFTLPVNGELTVSATAQDSDGDVTSVSFYVNGLLVETDTLAPYSMLYTALEAGSLSITVEVTDNLGASVLSSAIVGYVGDRPTSHEVCRPDGLEGDSVYCDIYDETGREKMGADHARRVIGYFTSWRNGTNGQPSYLVNDIPWDKITHINYAFAHVDGDNKVSVGDPNNVENPATGMTWDGVIGAEMDSEYNYQGHFNLLNKFKKQHPQVKTLISIGGWAETGGYFDDNGVRVASGGFYEMTKTQTGINTFADSVVAFLRTYGFDGADIDYEYATSMAKSGNPDDFAVADPLRATLFAQYDLLMKTLREKLDTASKQDGKHYMLTVAAPASGYLLRGMEAYQMSRFLDYVNIMSYDLHGAWNDFVGHNAALYDTGEDAELAFWDVYSTAQYGGIGYLNTDWAYHYFRGAMPAGRINIGLPYYTRGWQGVTGGTNGLWGKAALPDQASCPVGTGEGDNNCGYGAQGIDNLWHDLDKEGNEMFAGSNPMWHAKNLEQGINGSYLASYGLDPVNDPADKLTGTYERHYDNVAQSSWLWNPTKQVYLSTEDEQAMNTKVQYVVDQGIGGVMFWELAGDFDWYPERNSGQGEYFIGETMTTIAYDKFAAAAPYGNSVSNSPALANTLTLSASLSGYKVGDSNYPITPTLTIRNNSQSTIPGGAVFEFDISTSTSAQISDQSGMNLTVITDGSNVASGNVGGLENDFHRVRFTLPSYKSIAPGADFGGTIKYYLPVSMPSNFTVTFDGVTYDFGQSGDTLPDECELDPTGSGCGDTTPPSSDLCSDAGIDASTVSAYPNFPQTDWQGNPSHAAGGDKMKDETAVFSALWWTNAKPSSSSTDWGFVCNID